A region from the Corylus avellana chromosome ca7, CavTom2PMs-1.0 genome encodes:
- the LOC132186621 gene encoding probable L-gulonolactone oxidase 6, with translation MAFISSKEIVLRPILRYGCVFLLIFIVSCSPPEDPIKCSSENTSCTITNAYGVFPDRSVCGAAKVAYPSTEEELISVVAKATKERRKMKVATRYSHSIPKLVCPDGQDGLLISTKNLDHILKVDVEAMTMTVESGVTLKELINEAAKSGLALPYAPYWWGLTIGGLLGTGAHGSTLWGRGSSVHDYVVELQIVSPGKPEDGYAKTRSLNDSDKDFNAAKVSLGVLGVISQVTLKLQPLFKRSITYLTKHDSDLGDEVASFGNLHEFADITWYPSQRKAIYRLDDRVSTNTSGNGLYDFTPFRSTLSLALDAIRTTEEFQESRRQAEGKCIGAKAIIFTLTTIAYGLTNDGNFFTGYPVIGYHNRLQSSGSCIESDDNGLITACAWDPRVKGAFFHQTAFSIGLSKAKSFIQDVQKLIELEPKALCGIELYNGILMRYVKASSAYLGKQEDAVDFDITYYRSKDPTTPRLYEDVLEEIEQIALFKYAALPHWGKNRNVAFNGAINKYGNAKKFLKVKEVYDPLGLFSSEWTNQILGLNKGVSIDKKSCALEGLCVCSNDTHCAPSKNYYCKPGKVYKDARVCTRLTSEKHIEL, from the exons ATGGCATTCATAAGCTCAAAAGAAATTGTATTACGGCCGATTCTCCGATATGGGTGTGTCTTTCTGTTAATCTTTATTGTGAGTTGTAGCCCCCCAGAGGACCCCATCAAATGTTCATCAGAGAATACAAGTTGCACAATCACAAACGCCTACGGCGTATTTCCTGATCGAAGCGTGTGTGGAGCAGCCAAGGTGGCATACCCGTCCACAGAGGAAGAACTCATTTCAGTGGTAGCAAAAGCAACAAAggagagaaggaaaatgaaggtGGCTACACGTTATTCGCACAGCATTCCCAAGCTGGTTTGCCCTGACGGCCAAGATGGGCTTTTAATAAGCACCAAGAACCTCGACCATATCTTGAAAGTTGATGTTGAAGCTATGACGATGACTGTGGAGAGCGGCGTGACATTGAAGGAGCTGATCAATGAGGCTGCCAAGTCTGGGCTAGCCTTGCCTTATGCACCATATTGGTGGGGCTTGACAATTGGTGGCCTCTTGGGCACGGGTGCGCACGGTAGCACATTGTGGGGTAGGGGGAGCTCGGTCCATGATTATGTTGTGGAACTTCAGATTGTTAGTCCAGGAAAGCCTGAAGATGGGTATGCTAAGACTCGGAGTCTCAACGATAGCGACAAAGATTTTAATGCAGCTAAAGTTTCACTTGGAGTTCTTGGAGTTATTTCACAG GTCACTCTAAAACTACAACCCCTCTTCAAGCGATCCATCACCTACTTGACGAAGCATGATTCAGACCTGGGAGATGAAGTGGCAAGTTTTGGTAATTTACATGAGTTTGCAGATATAACTTGGTACCCTAGTCAACGCAAGGCAATCTATCGACTCGATGATCGCGTCTCCACAAACACGTCAGGCAATGGTCTATATGATTTTACGCCATTTCGCTCTACACTTTCACTAGCACTGGACGCCATTAGAACCACAG AGGAGTTTCAAGAATCTAGGAGACAAGCTGAAGGGAAGTGCATTGGGGCTAAAGCAATTATATTTACACTCACAACTATCGCCTATGGTTTAACTAATGACG GTAATTTCTTTACGGGTTATCCTGTTATTGGATATCACAACCGCCTTCAATCGTCTGGAAGCTGCATAGAAAGTGATGATAATGGATTGATTACGGCTTGTGCGTGGGACCCCAGAGTGAAGGGTGCGTTTTTTCACCAAACAGCATTTAGCATTGGCTTGTCCAAGGCGAAGAGCTTCATCCAAGACGTCCAAAAGCTAATAGAATTGGAGCCCAAAGCATTGTGTGGCATAGAGCTTTATAATGGAATCCTGATGCGCTATGTTAAGGCTTCAAGTGCTTACTTGGGGAAGCAAGAAGATGCGGTGGATTTTGATATCACTTATTATCGAAGCAAAGACCCCACGACTCCTAGGCTTTATGAAGACGTACTCGAAGAAATTGAGCAAATTGCGCTTTTCAAGTACGCGGCATTGCCTCATTGGGGGAAGAATCGAAATGTTGCATTCAATGGAGCAATCAACAAGTACGGAAATGCCAAAAAGTTCTTGAAGGTTAAGGAAGTATATGATCCGTTAGGGCTCTTCTCTAGTGAGTGGACAAACCAAATTCTTGGATTAAATAAAGGGGTGTCAATAGATAAGAAGAGTTGTGCACTAGAAGGGTTGTGTGTCTGCTCAAATGACACTCATTGTGCTCCAAGCAAAAACTACTATTGTAAACCAGGCAAAGTATACAAGGATGCAAGGGTTTGTACTCGTTTGACTTCTGAGAAGCATATTGAATTGTAG
- the LOC132186273 gene encoding probable L-gulonolactone oxidase 6: MALISSKEILLGPILRFGCVFLLIFIVSCSPPEDPIKCSSQNTNCTITNAYGVFPDRSVCGATEVVYPSTEEEIISAVATATRERRKMKVTTRYSHSIPKLVCPDGQDGLLISTKYLDHILEIDVEAMTMTVESGVTLKQLINEAAEVGLALPYAPYWWGVTIGGLLSTGAHGSTLWGKGSSVHDYVVELRIVSPGGPEDGYVKTRRLNDGNQAFNAAKVSLGVLGVISQVILKLQPLFKRSITYLTEDDSDLGDQLASFGNAHEFADVTWYPSQHKAVYRIDDRVSTNTPGNGLYDFTPLRPTPSLELAVVRSTEEFQEFSNDADGKCIAAETIISTFLTTAYGLTNDGILFTGYPVIGYNNRLQSSGTCLDSLEDALMTACAWDPRIKGEFFHQTAFSVGLSKAKSFIQDVQSLIELEPKALCGVELYNGILIRYVKASSAYLGKQEDAVDFDITYYRSKDPTTPRLYEDVLEEIEQLALFKYAALPHWGKNRNVAFYGAINKYKKAREFLKVREVYDPFGLFSSEWTNQVFGLRNWVTIDMEGCALEGLCICSKDFHCAPSKGYYCRPGKVYRDARVCTS, encoded by the exons ATGGCACTCATAAGCTCAAAAGAAATTCTACTCGGGCCGATACTCCGATTTGGGTGTGTCTTTCTGTTAATCTTTATAGTGAGTTGTAGCCCCCCAGAGGACCCCATCAAGTGTTCATCACAGAATACAAATTGCACAATCACAAACGCCTACGGTGTTTTCCCCGATCGAAGCGTGTGTGGAGCAACTGAGGTGGTGTACCCGTCCACAGAGGAAGAAATCATTTCAGCAGTCGCAACGGCAACCAGggagagaaggaaaatgaaggtGACTACGCGTTATTCACACAGCATTCCCAAGCTAGTTTGCCCCGACGGCCAAGATGGGCTGCTAATAAGCACCAAGTATCTCGACCATATCTTGGAAATTGATGTTGAAGCCATGACGATGACTGTGGAGAGCGGCGTGACATTGAAGCAGCTGATCAATGAGGCTGCCGAGGTCGGGTTGGCCTTGCCTTACGCGCCGTACTGGTGGGGCGTGACAATTGGTGGCCTCTTGAGCACGGGTGCGCACGGTAGCACATTGTGGGGCAAGGGGAGCTCGGTCCATGATTATGTTGTGGAGCTTCGGATTGTTAGCCCAGGAGGGCCTGAAGATGGGTATGTTAAGACTCGGAGGCTCAACGATGGTAACCAAGCTTTTAATGCAGCCAAAGTTTCACTTGGAGTTCTTGGAGTTATTTCACAG GTCATTCTAAAACTACAACCCCTTTTCAAGCGATCCATCACATACTTGACGGAGGATGATTCAGACTTGGGAGATCAATTGGCAAGTTTTGGCAATGCACATGAGTTTGCAGATGTAACTTGGTACCCTAGTCAACACAAGGCTGTCTATCGAATCGACGACCGTGTCTCCACAAACACCCCAGGCAATGGTTTATATGATTTTACGCCGTTACGCCCTACTCCTTCATTAGAACTAGCCGTCGTCAGAAGCACAG AGGAGTTTCAAGAATTCAGTAATGATGCTGATGGGAAGTGCATCGCCGCAGAAACAATTATATCTACATTCCTGACTACTGCTTATGGTTTAACCAAcgacg GTATTCTCTTTACGGGTTATCCTGTTATTGGATATAACAATCGCCTTCAATCATCTGGAACCTGCCTAGATAGTCTTGAAGATGCATTGATGACTGCGTGTGCATGGGACCCCAGAATCAAGGGTGAGTTCTTTCACCAAACCGCGTTTAGTGTTGGCTTATCCAAGGCTAAGAGCTTCATCCAAGACGTTCAAAGCCTAATAGAATTGGAGCCTAAAGCATTGTGTGGCGTAGAGCTTTATAATGGAATCCTCATTCGCTATGTTAAGGCTTCAAGTGCTTACTTGGGGAAGCAAGAAGATGCGGTGGATTTTGATATCACTTATTATCGAAGCAAAGACCCCACGACTCCTAGGCTTTATGAAGATGTACTCGAAGAAATTGAGCAACTCGCGCTTTTCAAGTATGCAGCATTACCTCATTGGGGGAAGAATCGGAATGTAGCGTTCTATGGAGCAATCAACAAGTACAAGAAGGCGAGAGAGTTTTTAAAGGTTAGGGAGGTTTACGATCCGTTTGGGCTCTTCTCTAGCGAGTGGACAAACCAAGTTTTTGGATTAAGAAATTGGGTGACTATAGATATGGAGGGTTGTGCATTAGAAGGGTTGTGCATATGCTCAAAAGACTTTCATTGTGCTCCAAGCAAGGGCTATTATTGTAGACCAGGCAAAGTATATAGAGATGCTAGAGTTTGTACTAGCTAG
- the LOC132186747 gene encoding 3-ketoacyl-CoA synthase 1-like: protein MDSIEMDKERITAEMAFKDSSSAVIKIRRRLPNFLQSVKLKYVKLGYGYSCNPATILMFLVLLPLALSVVLQLAGLKLDRVSELWTNRTVWFDSLNAATRTAASALLLVLFGLYWAKRKRPVYLVDFSCYKPEDERKVTGEFFLKMTEDSGAFEEDSIGFQRRITSRSGLGDETYLPKGITSRPPSLSMDEARSEAEAVMFGALDSLFEKTGVQPKDIGVLIVNCSLFNPTPSLSSMIVNHYKLRTDIKNYNLGGMGCSAGLISVDLAKDLLNANPNTYAIVVSTENTTLNWYFGNDRSMLLCNCIFRMGAAAVLLSNRAQDRTRSKYELVHTVRTHKGADDKNYNCVYQREDDKGTIGVSLARELMAVAGDALKTNITTLGPLVLPFSEQFMFFVTLVRKKILKAKVKPYIPNFKLAFEHFCIHAGGRAVLDELQKNLQLSSWHMEPSRMTLHRFGNTSSSSLWYELAYTEAKGRVYEGDRVWQIAFGSGFKCNSAVWRALKRIPVGDFRGNPWVDSIDRYPVEVPGEKNVHVS from the coding sequence ATGGACAGCATAGAGATGGATAAGGAGAGAATAACAGCGGAAATGGCTTTTAAAGACTCGTCCTCCGCCGTCATCAAAATCCGGCGACGCTTGCCGAATTTCTTACAGTCTGTGAAGCTCAAGTACGTCAAATTAGGGTATGGCTACTCATGTAACCCTGCAACTATACTCATGTTTCTTGTACTTTTGCCTCTCGCATTATCGGTAGTGCTTCAGCTCGCCGGTCTAAAACTGGATCGGGTTTCCGAGTTATGGACAAACCGGACAGTTTGGTTTGATAGCCTCAACGCGGCCACACGAACCGCTGCTTCCGCTTTGCTGCTCGTTCTTTTCGGCCTCTACTGGGCCAAGCGCAAAAGGCCGGTTTATCTCGTAGACTTTTCCTGTTACAAACCGGAGGACGAACGGAAAGTGACCGGGGAATTTTTCTTGAAGATGACGGAAGATAGCGGCGCATTCGAGGAGGACAGCATCGGGTTTCAGAGACGAATTACGTCCCGGTCCGGCCTTGGCGACGAGACGTATTTACCGAAAGGAATTACGTCCAGACCGCCGAGCCTGAGCATGGACGAGGCCCGGTCCGAGGCGGAGGCCGTCATGTTCGGTGCATTGGATTCGCTTTTTGAGAAAACTGGCGTTCAACCAAAAGACATCGGAGTCCTTATTGTGAACTGTAGCTTATTCAATCCAACCCCCTCCCTCTCCTCCATGATTGTCAACCACTACAAGCTTCGAACCGACATTAAGAACTACAACCTCGGCGGAATGGGTTGCAGCGCCGGCCTTATATCCGTCGACCTGGCAAAGGATCTCCTTAACGCAAACCCCAACACCTACGCCATCGTCGTCAGCACCGAAAACACCACTCTCAATTGGTACTTCGGAAATGACCGCTCAATGTTATTATGCAACTGCATATTCCGGATGGGGGCTGCGGCAGTGCTCTTATCGAACCGGGCACAGGATCGGACCCGGTCCAAGTACGAGCTCGTTCACACCGTTCGAACCCACAAAGGCGCCGACGACAAAAATTACAACTGTGTCTATCAGAGAGAGGATGATAAAGGAACCATTGGGGTTTCGCTCGCTCGGGAACTAATGGCGGTGGCCGGAGACGCGTTGAAGACGAATATTACGACTCTGGGTCCTTTGGTTCTCCCGTTTTCTGAGCAATTCATGTTCTTCGTGACGTTGGTGAGGAAGAAGATCCTGAAAGCTAAGGTGAAGCCGTATATACCCAACTTCAAGCTCGCTTTCGAGCACTTCTGCATACACGCAGGCGGGAGGGCGGTGCTGGACGAGCTGCAGAAGAATTTGCAGCTCAGCAGCTGGCACATGGAGCCGTCGAGGATGACGCTGCACCGTTTCGGGAACACCTCGAGTAGCTCGCTGTGGTACGAGCTGGCGTATACGGAGGCGAAGGGTCGGGTCTACGAGGGCGACCGGGTCTGGCAGATTGCGTTCGGGTCGGGTTTCAAGTGTAACAGCGCGGTTTGGAGGGCTCTCAAGCGGATTCCTGTTGGTGACTTCCGAGGCAACCCCTGGGTCGACTCAATCGATAGGTACCCGGTTGAGGTTCCTGGCGAGAAGAATGTCCACGTATCGTAG
- the LOC132187609 gene encoding probable L-gulonolactone oxidase 6, producing the protein MAFISSKEIVFRSILRSGSLFLLIFIVSCTPPEDPVKCSSKNTNCTVTNAYGIFPDRSVCGAAEVAYPSTEEQLISAVATATKERRKMKVTTRYSHSIPKLVCPDGQDGLLISTKYLDHILKVDVEAMTMTVESGVTLKQLINEAAKSGLALPYAPYWWGLTIGGLLGTGAHGSTLWGKGSSVHDYVVELRIVSPGKPEEGYAKTRSLNDGDEDFNAAKVSLGVLGVISQVTLKLQPLFKRSITYLTKDDSDLGDEVASFGNLHEFADITWYPSQRKAVYRLDDRVSTNTSGNGLYDFTPFRSTLSLELDAVRTTEEFQESISEAEGKCIGAKAIIFTLTTVAYGLTNDGILFTGYPVIGYHNRLQSSGSCLDSSDNALITACAWDPRVKGEFFHQTTFSIGLSKAKSFIQDVQKLIELEPKALCGVELYNGILMRYVKASSAYLGKQEDALDFDMTYYRSKDPTTPRLYEDILEEIEQIAIFKYAALPHWGKNRNVAFNGAINKYGNAKKFLKVKGVYDPLGLFSSEWTNQILGLNKGVTIDKQGCALEGLCVCSKDTHCAPSKDYYCRPGKVYKDARVCTRLTSEKHTEL; encoded by the exons ATGGCATTCATAAGCTCAAAAGAAATTGTATTCCGGTCGATTCTCCGATCCGGCAGTCTCTTTCTTTTAATCTTTATTGTGAGTTGTACCCCCCCAGAGGACCCTGTCAAATGTTCATCAAAGAATACAAATTGCACGGTCACAAACGCCTACGGTATATTTCCTGATCGAAGCGTGTGTGGAGCAGCTGAGGTGGCGTACCCGTCCACAGAGGAACAACTCATTTCAGCGGTGGCAACAGCAACCAAggagagaaggaaaatgaaggtGACTACACGTTATTCACACAGCATTCCCAAGCTGGTTTGCCCCGACGGCCAAGATGGACTGCTAATAAGCACCAAGTACCTCGACCATATCTTGAAAGTTGATGTTGAAGCCATGACGATGACTGTGGAGAGCGGCGTGACATTGAAGCAACTCATCAATGAGGCTGCCAAGTCTGGGCTAGCATTACCTTATGCGCCATATTGGTGGGGCTTGACAATTGGTGGCCTCTTGGGCACGGGTGCACACGGTAGCACATTGTGGGGCAAGGGGAGCTCGGTCCATGATTATGTTGTGGAGCTTCGGATTGTTAGTCCAGGAAAGCCTGAAGAAGGATATGCTAAGACTCGGAGTCTCAACGATGGCGACGAAGATTTTAATGCAGCTAAAGTTTCACTTGGAGTTCTTGGAGTTATTTCACAG GTTACTCTAAAACTACAACCCCTCTTCAAGCGATCCATCACCTACTTGACGAAGGATGATTCAGACCTGGGAGATGAAGTGGCAAGTTTTGGTAATTTACATGAGTTTGCAGATATAACTTGGTATCCTAGTCAACGCAAGGCTGTCTATCGACTCGATGACCGCGTCTCCACAAACACGTCAGGCAATGGTCTGTATGATTTTACGCCATTTCGCTCTACACTTTCACTAGAACTAGACGCCGTTAGAACCACAG AGGAGTTTCAAGAATCTATCAGTGAAGCTGAAGGGAAATGCATCGGCGCTAAAGCAATTATATTTACTCTCACAACTGTCGCCTATGGTTTAACTAACGACG GTATTCTCTTTACTGGCTATCCTGTTATTGGATATCACAACCGCCTTCAATCATCAGGAAGCTGCCTAGATAGTAGTGATAATGCATTGATTACAGCGTGTGCATGGGACCCAAGAGTGAAGGGTGAGTTCTTTCACCAAACAACATTTAGCATTGGCTTGTCCAAGGCGAAGAGCTTCATCCAAGACGTCCAAAAGCTAATAGAATTGGAGCCTAAAGCATTGTGTGGCGTAGAGCTTTATAATGGAATCCTGATGCGCTATGTTAAGGCTTCAAGTGCTTACTTGGGGAAGCAAGAAGATGCGTTGGATTTTGATATGACTTATTATCGAAGCAAAGACCCCACGACTCCTAGGCTTTATGAAGACATACTCGAAGAAATTGAGCAAATTGCGATTTTCAAGTACGCGGCATTGCCTCATTGGGGGAAGAATCGAAATGTTGCATTCAATGGAGCAATCAACAAGTACGGAAATGCCAAAAAGTTCTTGAAGGTTAAGGGAGTTTATGATCCGTTAGGGCTCTTCTCTAGCGAGTGGACAAACCAAATTCTTGGATTAAATAAAGGGGTGACTATAGATAAGCAGGGTTGTGCACTAGAAGGGTTGTGTGTCTGCTCAAAAGACACCCATTGTGCTCCAAGCAAGGACTACTATTGTAGACCAGGCAAAGTATACAAGGATGCAAGGGTTTGTACTCGTTTGACTTCTGAGAAGCATACTGAATTGTAA
- the LOC132186274 gene encoding heterogeneous nuclear ribonucleoprotein Q has product MAEGTEVEERVDLDEDNYMEEMDDDVEEQIEDDDVEEQIDDDGVDGGGYENVEENVEEVHEDSITGASGKDQSPEENRNHIASESVEDEEKPAASVDEDEKEKHAELLALPPHGSEVFIGGLPRDTLEEDLRDFCEPIGEVLEVRLMKDKDTGDAKGYAFIAFKTKEVAQKAIEDLHNKEFKGKNLRCSLSETKHRLFIGNVPKSWTEDEFRKVIEEVGPGVENIELIKDPQNPTRNRGFAFVLYYNNACADYSRQKMANAKFKLDGNTPTVTWADPKSAPDHSATAQVKALYVKNIPENTSTEKLKELFQRHGEVTKVVMPPGKAGGKRDFGFIHYAERSSALKAVKDTEKYEIDGQVLEVVLAKPQADKKFEGSYPGNAVPHPNHLPHSGYGGFAGNPYGSLGAGYGVATGFQQPVIYGRGPMPAGMHMVPMVLPDGRIGYVLQQPGVQMPPHQPRRIDRSNAPSGPPGRAGGSSSDEGNRGRRYRPY; this is encoded by the exons ATGGCTGAAGGCACAGAAGTTGAAGAGCGGGTGGATCTTGATGAAGACAATTATATGGAAGAGATGGATGATGATGTTGAAGAACAAATAGAAGATGATGATGTTGAAGAACAAATAGACGATGATGGAGTAGATGGAGGTGGGTATGAAAATGTTGAAGAGAATGTTGAAGAAGTACATGAGGACTCTATTACTGGGGCTAGTGGGAAAGATCAATCGCCAGAAGAGAATAGAAACCACATTGCCTCTGAATCCGTGGAAGATGAAGAAAAGCCTGCTGCTTCAGTTGATGAAGATGAGAAGGAGAAGCATGCTGAACTTCTTGCCCTTCCTCCCCATGGGTCTGAAGTCTTCATTGGTGGACTTCCTCGAGATACCCTGGAAGAAGATTTGAGGGATTTTTGTGAGCCAATAGGCGAAGTTCTTGAG GTAAGATTGATGAAAGATAAGGACACTGGTGATGCCAAGGGTTATGCTTTCATAGCATTTAAAACAAAAGAGGTTGCACAGAAGGCCATTGAAGACTTACATAACAAAGAATTCAAG GGTAAAAACTTAAGGTGTTCGCTGTCTGAAACTAAGCACAGATTATTCATTGGTAATGTTCCAAAGAGCTGGACAGAGGATGAGTTTAGAAAAGTCATTGAGGAGGTTGGTCCTGGAGTTGAAAACATTGAGCTCATAAAG GATCCTCAAAATCCAACCAGAAATCGtggttttgcttttgttttgtattaCAATAATGCTTGTGCCGATTATTCAAGGCAGAAAATGGCAAATGCAAAGTTCAAGTTGGATGGCAATACCCCAACTGTCACCTGGGCTGATCCAAAGAGTGCACCAGATCATTCTGCTACTGCTCAG GTTAAGGCTCTTTATGTCAAAAACATTCCAGAGAACACTAGTACCGAAAAACTAAAGGAACTGTTTCAGCGCCATGGGGAAGTGACAAAAGTGGTTATGCCACCTGGAAAAGCTGGTGGCAAACGAGATTTCGGGTTCATCCATTATGCTGAAAGGTCAAGTGCATTGAAGGCTGTTAAAGATACAGAGAAATACGAAATTGATG GCCAAGTTTTGGAGGTTGTACTTGCTAAGCCACAGGCtgataaaaaatttgaaggttCTTATCCCGGTAATGCTGTGCCTCATCCAAACCATCTTCCACATTCTGGGTATGGTGGTTTTGCTGGTAATCCATATGGCTCTCTAGGGGCTGGATATGGTGTTGCTACTGGTTTTCAGCAG CCAGTGATATATGGTAGGGGTCCAATGCCGGCAGGAATGCACATGGTTCCAATGGTTTTACCGGATGGCCGAATTGGCTATGTTCT TCAGCAGCCAGGTGTACAGATGCCACCTCATCAGCCTCGTAGAATTGATCGGAGCAATGCTCCAAGTGGCCCACCAGGTCGAGCAGGAGGTAGCAGTAGTGATGAAGGCAATCGTGGCAGGAGGTACCGACCCTATTAG